GGAGCCAGGGcttgggaacattgaacggcaAGAATAGTACTGCACGTATTGAGATGTGCTTCATGTAGCCAGTACAAGGAACCTTTGCGTATCGACGGCAAGCGTCCAAAGACCCTTTATATCAGCACATTGCTGTTCTACCAAACTGATCTAAAAGAACAAGATGAAATAACAAAATCAACTATATTCTATGCAGCTCTTGTGCATGAGACACCCAAACGTCGCCTTGTTGCCTGTCAGCCTTTGGGGGTTGCAAGATGGAGTGCCCGTCTCGGGCCATCAAGGGGCTTCGCCTTGGGCTGGAAGTAGGTATTCTTCTTTCCCGTCATCAATATCACCAAACAAGCCGCGTGGATGCTGACATGTTTACTCGTCCATCCTAGCTACGCGCTGCAGTCGCTGGTTAGCCTGCGGCTAAAATCATTGCCGGTACATTAGCCATCCAGTATTGGACCCAAACGCTAAGTCTGTATCCAATGTATCCAATGATGCATCATCTCATGCACCACGGCGGACCCGATAAAACAGCGTCACGGCACGCCACTTGTACAACCAGACGTTATTCATTGATGAAGGTGCATCAACACATCATGACGACTTTCCTCTCCATAAATTCCTGGCCGACACACGCGGACCGGCCGCAAGCAATACGTCCTACACGTTGATGCAGCCGGCGGTGATGCCGCGACCCGAAACTCAATCATCCACCAAGATGCACAAGGTCGCACCCGCAGACCCCGACAAATCACGGCCAGCAAAAATCTACGACATCACCATGAGTATGCGGCATGTTTTTCACAAAGACAACAAATGTCTCAACAGCCAATTTCACAACCATGCCGTGTCACCCCGCATGTTGGACGAGACGGGATGCTCAAGGCGGACTCGTGAGGGGTATGGTGCGCAATGCAACGACGATATTTGGCAAAATCGAGGGATCGGCACGGCCATGCAAACCAGACATTTACACGAGCCCTGGCCTTGCAGCAAAACAGCCAGCGTGGAATGCAACAATACCCCACAGTTGCGTCTGGAGACGCCGATTCCCAGATGAATATAAACAGAGGCAGTCGCGAGTGAGACCACTTGCAACATTGCGAGCCGGTCAGCGCTGGTGCGGCCTCGAGAAATATTGATACCACTGGGACTGTAAAGGCGATTTCCCATCCGTCGTTCCCATCTTGCCTCGCGTATCTCACAGTCTCGCCATGGCTTTGCTCTACTTTTTACTGTCGGTTTTCCACGCCGTCCTGGTTACCCTCGCCAGCACAACACCGAATCATACACGCTTCGATGTTTTGGACCTTGTCGACCCTCTCATCGGTACTGCCAACGGAGGTACGATCCGCGCGACGCGATTCCACGCTCGGTCCCGGCTGACCAAGTCCCAGGCCACGTCTTTCCCGGCGCCAGCCTGCCCTACGGAATGGCAAAGGCAGTTGCGGACGTGAACAAGGAACTCCAGGGCGGATTCACGTCCAACGACGGCGAGAGTAAGCAAGAAGACGTCAAGCATTGCGGCACTGTTGCCTGCTGTACTGACAAAGGCCACTCGTAGTCACCGGCTTCTCGCACATGCATGACAGCGGAACAGGCGGAGTAGGTTGCACCGCGCCGTCGGTGAGAAGGCACCCATTCACTGATTCCGTGTAGGGCGCCTCTCTAGGCAATTTCCCCCTGTTTCCTCAGACCGGGTGCGACGGGGACGTCCTGAACAACTGCTACTTCCCCAAGGCGGCACGGGCTTCGCAGAGGGTGAATGGCACCGTCAAGGCGAGACCGGGCTACTTTGCCGTCACGATGAACACGTCGGTGCATGCCGAGATGACCGTCACCAGCCACGCGGCCTTGTACAGATTCACATTTCCGACCGACGGCACGCCCACCAAGAGCAGCGGAAATGCGACGCCCAAGATGCCATATAGCCCCCTGATCCTGGCGGACGTGACGGACCTCGCAGACTCGAGAAGCAACGGAAGTATCTCGGTAGATGCGCAGTCGGGAAGAATCACGGGGTTTGGAACGTTCAATCCCTCCTTTGGCATCGGCACGTATAACGCGTACTTTTGCGCCGACTTTGCCGGTGCCCGGATCCGTGATACGGGCGTCTTTATGAACAACCGTGCCGGGGCGGAGCCGAAGTCGCTTCAGCTCCCGACGGACGGGAATACAGTCCCGGGCGGCGCTTGGGTCCAGTTCCATGCGCCGAAGTCGAACCAGGTTCAGGCCAGAGTCGGCCTGTCCTTCATCAGCACACAGCGAGCATGCGACAATGCCGAGGCCGAAATTCCCGATTTCGACTTCACCCGCGTGAGGCGGGCGGCGGAAACGGCATGGCGGAGCAAATTGGATACCGTCAGGGTAAACAGCACCGGGGTTTCGAAATCGCTACAGAGAACCTTTTGGAGCGGCATCTATCGCGCGATGCTGTCTCCCCAGGACTACACCGGCAAGTCTCCCCCTGCGCCGGTGCGAGTCTGCCGCCTGCTAACCGGTGCCGGGCATTGCAGGAGAGAACCCGCTGTGGGCGAGCGACGAGCCCTACTTTGACTCGTATTATTGCATCTGGGACAGCTTCAGGAGCACGCACCCGTTGCTCACGTTGGTCGATCCGCGTGCGCAGGCGCGCATGGTTCGCGCGCTGATTGACGTGTACCGCCACGAGGGCAAGCTTCCCGACTGCCGCATGTCGCTTTGCAAGGGCTTCACCCAGGGCGGAAGCAACGCCGACAACGTCCTGGCCGATTCGTATCTCAAGGGGCTCGGGGACGGCATCGATTGGGAAACTGGCTACGAGGCCGTCGTGTCAGACGCCGAAGGTGAGTGCGTATTGGAAGAATGTCCATCATTTGCCGCACTGGACGTCGTTGCTCACGCGCTTCTACAGATGAGCCTCCCATTTGGACAGTGGAAGGAAGGGGCGGACTGCACAGTTGGAAAACGCTGGGCTACATTCCTACCGACGACTTTGATCCGTACGGCGTCGGCATTTTTACGCGGTCCATTTCCCGGACCGTCGAGTATTCGTACAATGATTTCTGCATCGCGGAAATGGCCAGAGACATGAACAAGACGGCTGATGCGGAGAAGTATCTGGAGCGTTCGTCCAATTGGAGGAACATGTTTGACCCTACCTCTCGCTCGAGACTCAACACGACGGGAAGCCAGGATCCGGCTGGCCTCGTGGACAGCGGGTTCCAGGGATTCCTGCAGCCCAGGTATCTAAACGGCAGCTTTGGCCATCAGGACCCGGCCATTTGCACGGCCCTCTTCAACTTCACCTCTTGTTATCTGAACCCAGGCGGACACGAGACGTACGAGGGCGGGTCGTGGCTTTACACGTTCCAAGTTCCCCACGATCAGGCGACCCTCATCACGATGCTCGGCGGCACGGGCGAGTTTGTCCGCCGGCTGGAGTTTTTGCACAACACCCCGGGCCTGTTCTACATTGGGGACGAACAGTCCTATCTCCTCCTGTACCTGTTTCACTATGTCGGGAAGCCGGGCCTGTCCTCGCAATACGCACGCAGGTATATACCCAGTGCCTTTAATGATTCCTTGGCCGGCATCCCCGGGAACGACGACTCGGGCGCCATGGGCAGCTTCACCGCATTGTCCATGATGGGTCTCTACCCGATGAGCGGCCAGGACGTGTACCTCATTATCCCTCCCTTCTTCCCACAAGTCACCATTCACCACCCCGGGACGGGCAAGTCGGCAACCATCAGGAACATTAACTTTGATCAAGGGCACaacaatatatatatacagAGCGCAAGGCTGAATGGCAGGCCGTATACCAAGTCGTGGATCACTCATGACTTTTTCAGCACCGGCGGCGTGCTGGAGCTGACCCTGGGGCCGTCACAGAGTCATTGGGGGTCGGGGGAAAATGACATTCCGCCAAGTGCATCTACTCACTTCTGGAAGTAGGAGGATGATGGGGCCATGTAGCCGCACACGCGGCACTTGTAATCGACGTCTGACTCAATGTATACACATGCTTCATGGACGTGAGCACACTACATACATGACCTGACGCTGTTTTTAATGCTTCGTCATGTTTCCCGGCATGCGCCTCCAATTGCTGTTACACGGGATGCTTCAATGGAATATTCAATGCCTGTTGTCGGTGACAACCTGGCCGTACTGGCCTCCCCCTGGACTCAAAAACGCCGCCGGTGATGCCGCCATTCTCAAACAGGTGGTCGACGTCTTCCAATTCGAGGCCGCTGGTTTCGGGGAAAAAGAAGTACACCATGGGTATCTAGCGGCAATGGTCAACTAGCGTTCAAAGTGTTTAAATTAGACAATACGCACCCAGGATGCACATAAGCATGCAAAGATGATGAATGTCCGCCAGTCAATATTATCAATAGCAATAGGTGTGATCTGGACTACAATGACTACGCAAAAGTCAACATGGCAGTGCTTCGAGTGAGAAAGGCTACGGGGACTACTTACAAACGCACATCCAATTGACGAAGCCGGCAAAGGCCTGGCCGCGCGCACGGATtcgcgtcgtcgtcacctcGCTCGGGTAGAACCTGGGCACGGTTAGCTTCCTAGGATCGGCAGAAGAGCAGGCAGGTTGGCACACCAAGGGACGGGCAGATAGCCGATGCCCAGGAAGAGTTGAAAGATGAAAACAAAGGACGTGGCTGCGTATGCGCAGCGCTGCGTGCCGATGGACAGCAGGATGGAGACCATGACGAAACAAAACGAGAGCCCGGCGGCCGAGACCATGAGCGAGAGGCGCCTGCCGATGCGGTCCATGCTCCATAGTGGAATGAACGAGCCGATCAGATATACAATTGCCGTGCATCCACCCAGAATCAGAGACGTGTTCCTGGATAGGTGCATGACGTTTTGGTAGACTACAGGCGCGTAGTAATTAATCATGTTTGCTCCCGTAAACTGCTGCTGCACGTTGACCAGGCCGCAAAGAATCATGCGGCGCAGGTTCTGTATCTTGCCTCGGGTGAACAGTTCGCGGTAGTGGAATGGGCCTCCGGCCGACTCGATTGCGATTGCTGTTTCGATTTCCAAGAGCGATTGGCGCAGGCTTTGCGCCGCTCCCGGAGCGCCCGCATCGGGTTGGAGGCGCGTCAGAACCTTGACAGCGTCCTCGCGGCGGTCCTGCTCGCAGAGCCACCGAGGCGTCTCTGGCAGGGGAATCATTTGCAGCACGAGGCagatggcgaagaaggatTGGAAGCTGATGGGCAGCCTCCACTGGATCGGGCTCTGCACAAAGCTAAGGCCATAGTCCATCCAGTACGCTATGCACAGCCCGACAATGGTGACGGTCCCCTGGGCCGAGAGCAGTCGGCCGCGATGTTTGGACAGCGCCATTTCGCTCTGGTACGCCGGCACggtgctgctgttgatgccGTTTCCAACGCCCGTCACGATTCGTCCGACGATGAACTGCGCGACGCTGTATGAGGAGCCGAGTATCACGGTGCCTACAATCATGATGGTGCCGCCCGCCATGATCATTCTCCTGCGGCCGATGCGGTGGCCgcagaagaaggcgaagagaCAGCCGACGGCGCATCCTATGTCGTAGATGGACGTCACTGGCACGGGTTAGCTGGTTGTCTGTTTGCGAGGAAGCTGCGCCCAGTACGTACGGGTTCCTTGTAGGCCTGCGTCGGGGTGGTTGAACTGTTTGCCAAACTGGTTGTCGGCGCCGATGAGACCACTCATTACCCCCTGGTCGTATCCCAGGAGCAGAAATGcttggcagctggcagctaGACGCGAATATCAGCCCCGAGTGAGTTGCAAGACGCGCGGTCGAGGACCTACCCGTCACGGCCCAATGCAGGGCCCTGCCGCGAATCGGATGCATCGGAGTTGCTGGTGCTTCAGACATGTGTTGCTGCCCCAGCTTGGTTCGGACGACGGGGGACCATGGCCGTATCTGAGCCGCGCCTTGCTCTGTTCGCTTTCCAGCGCCGTCGTGGACGCATCAATCTTTGGACGATGCAAAAACGAAGTCGAAGATTGGCTCGCTCCGGGCGTTGTGTTGTGGCGCTTCCGAGATTTAAGCGACAGGCGACTggagtcaagtctggtcaaaTCCCATTTgatggcaccagaccagacctcTTTCTCCCCAGCCAAACCTCGGCTGAGTCTGTGCTGACCAAACGACGCACCTTGATTTGCAGCGCAAATTGTTTATGCCATGACATGCGACAAACTCCAACTCCCTGGACTGATGACAGCCTCCCCATGGACATTTGCATGTGAATATTTCCGTTTCCCAATCCACCTCGGCTAACCCATGCAGGCAGAAAGCGCCGTCCGACCAGCTCAACACCCTTGGTGCGCCCGAAtcttggccacgatgccacCAGATTACGTCTACAGTGCTGTGCGTGCCTTTATACATCGTATTCTGCAGCGTTGACAGTCTTTTCCCCATTGAGTCCGGTGcctccttgatggcctcgcaGACGATGAGCGCCGCGAGCTCAGTTCTGCCGTCCTTGGCACGTCTTCCAACCCCCCAACCGCATTGATCAAGTGCTGCGACTGCCGCTCGAATGGCACCGGACTGCAACATCCACACGGATTTCTTGCCTTGTTATTTCCGGCTGCCAAGACTTTGGCTTGTCCCCGTAAGATCACAGCGACATGTCCGGCACACTTGGACATCCTTCCGTCCCGAATATGCGGTAAAAGTCTTGGCCGGCTTTAGGAATGGGCGGGTTTTCTCCAAAGCCGGACTCGAAATTATACGGCGACGGGGCGTAATCCGAAAGCAAAAACGTGCCCACCGCTCCCGACTTGAACTTGTGTGTCATGGCTGCCCCTTTGTCTGTGGTATTGCCTCGCCGACGAGGGATTCGATCTGCGTAAACTTAAACTATGCCCCCCAGGAGAAAATGGAGGATGCCAATCTCGTGAATCATGTCGATGAGGATGGCGCCGCTGGCTTCAGTCCGTCTCCATTCTGCCGGCGCCTGAAAGTAGTCGAGCGGCTTGTGCAATGCCCAGATCCCGTTTATATGACTTGTTTCGTTTTCAGTATATAAGGGTTAACCCGACGATGATGCCTGACCAGGACTTTGCTCTTGGCCGAGAACGAGGTCCTGCCCGCTGCGTACATCCGCGCTGACCGGCTTCTTAATTTTCATGTGAATGATGCGAGAAGCAAACTTCGTTGCAAGATGCACCTTTGCGTGGTTTGGGGTACATATTGGCTGCATCGACTTGTTCGGCCGAGTTGAGGAGGTTGTCGACGCCTGTGTAATAGCTCACACTCGACTCAACTCGGTGGCCAAGGCGCTCCCAGCGGGGGGCGGATCAACGACGGCGACAAGTTTCGCCCCATTGTTCTtcatgacatctggaccgtTTTTGCATGTCGGGGCCCAATGATTCGGTGGGATGAGCCTGACACGTCAATGGTCAAGCGATTGCGTATGTTGCACCAAATAGTTCAACATTTCATGATGAGTTTCACGGAATAAAACTACGCATCAATCTCCGAGGCTACTACCGCCGAGATTTGGTGCCGTGGCTAAATCCTCTTCCTTGGTGAGGGATTCCAGGCCTGTGATAATGTGGGGGCGGATAAGGCTTTACCCGTAAACTTACGCATTCATGTAGGGTAGGTTGCCCGCCTTGAAGGATTGTTTCGATAAATCAGAAGAACCAGATTAAAAAACAGCATGTATCgtaattcttataattaataatatctGGTCTTCTAATATGTGAGTAGGTGTGCTTATGCACTTGATAGATTGGTTGATCGTGGAGTAAACAATGTGTCACCACAAGCAATATCGTGTGCGTGTTTATGCACATGACTTTATCTCGCACCTGCTGATAAATTCCACCAGCCCGCTTGGCACACACAGTGCCTTGGATGTGTGTAGATCAAGAAAGTTCTTTCTATGTACAATTATTGTCAAACTAGCACAACCGCCTATCGTGAGTATTAGTACAGCCGCAGAGGCTATGCTTGACTGTCCGAATCGAACAAGTCACCCGATACTCGCTCAGCTGGTACTGTTAGCTGATGTGCTGACAACACGTACGGCTTAGCTTGGACGGGACCATGACAATTCTCTACTATCGTATTATAGTTGTCCTCAATACTTGAGTGCGTATTTAAAAGGTCTGGTTTTCTTTTGTCATAACTGTACTGAAGTGTATCGACTACTCGGGTATATATAAAGATAGTATTGTAATT
The Metarhizium brunneum chromosome 7, complete sequence genome window above contains:
- the STL1_7 gene encoding Sugar transporter STL1: MSEAPATPMHPIRGRALHWAVTAASCQAFLLLGYDQGVMSGLIGADNQFGKQFNHPDAGLQGTLTSIYDIGCAVGCLFAFFCGHRIGRRRMIMAGGTIMIVGTVILGSSYSVAQFIVGRIVTGVGNGINSSTVPAYQSEMALSKHRGRLLSAQGTVTIVGLCIAYWMDYGLSFVQSPIQWRLPISFQSFFAICLVLQMIPLPETPRWLCEQDRREDAVKVLTRLQPDAGAPGAAQSLRQSLLEIETAIAIESAGGPFHYRELFTRGKIQNLRRMILCGLVNVQQQFTGANMINYYAPVVYQNVMHLSRNTSLILGGCTAIVYLIGSFIPLWSMDRIGRRLSLMVSAAGLSFCFVMVSILLSIGTQRCAYAATSFVFIFQLFLGIGYLPVPWFYPSEVTTTRIRARGQAFAGFVNWMCVFIVVQITPIAIDNIDWRTFIIFACLCASWIPMVYFFFPETSGLELEDVDHLFENGGITGGVFESRGRPVRPGCHRQQALNIPLKHPV